From the genome of Tenrec ecaudatus isolate mTenEca1 chromosome 1, mTenEca1.hap1, whole genome shotgun sequence:
cccgctttttaacaattttttttccGTGTCCCGCGGCGTTTtgaaaaagtcccgatttttggaacgcgctcgacaagctagggtatgcggttttcagctgccatgtggctatttcgccaggatatgtcttatcaatggtgtcccgctttaccaatgttaaaatgtaGTTACCTTAGTAATAGAGGGTGGGGAAATCAGTTAAAGTGGAGGTATAGGGTAAACGTAGCCCAGCAGCTAATGTGTGCTAAGATGGGCTAGTTTTTCTACATCTAGAATGAGAAGCCCAGTCTGGCTAATTATGCTGCTATTGTTGCGTTGGAACTATTTGTGTAATTTTATTGGTCCCACTTGATTATTGGCTATGGAAGAGCCTACTAGGATTTATTGGTTAGTGAACCTATTAAtatataaaaacccaaactcacagtaGTGTAAATTTCTATTAATATCAAAGCTATTTATGGTGTATGAAATTGTCCATGTTAACCAATGGAACATGGTTTTAACTATGATCTGGCAGTTAAGACTAGCTCAGCTCAGTGATACTGTAAACTGCGTATGGATAAACATAGCAATCAGTCTCTCATTGTGAAAACGTGGGTGGCTCTGAAAAGAGCCTTTTATGTTTGGAGAGCAAGCTGCCTTCTCACAAATTTTACTTGCCCTTGGCCTTGTGGTGGCTCTCGGTCTTCTTGGGCAACAGCACGGCCTGGATGTTGGGCAGGACGCCGCCCTGCGCGATGGTGACTTTGCCCAGCAGCTTGTTGAGCTCCTCGTCGTTGCGGATGGCCAGCTGCAGGTGGCGCGGGATGATGCGCGTCTTCTTGTTGTCGCGCGCCGCGTTGCCCGCCAGCTCCAGGATCTCGGCCGTCAGGTACTCCAGCACGGCCGCCAGGTACACGGGCGCGCCGGCCCCGACCCGCTCGGCGTAGTTGCCCTTGCGGAGCAGGCGGTGCACGCGGCCCACCGGGAACTGGAGACCAGCGCGGGAGGAGCGGGTCTTGGCCTTGGCGCGAGCCTTGCCGCCTTGCTTTCCGCGTCCAGACATCTGAGGTTTGATGTAAACGACAGAACAGTGAGAAATCTATCTAAATAACTGCTTCATGCACGAAAGACTTTTATAAGTAGCGCAGGGCTATGCCTAGAAAGAATTTGATTGGCCGAAAGACATTGCGTCCTCTTGTCCAATAGAAAATGAAAGTACGTAGTCCTTATTTGCATAAACCACTTCCTTGAAAAAAGGTGTTATCCAATCAGAGGTGAGATTTCAGTAACCCTCATTTAAATATCAGAACTATAAATAAAGAGGTCTTGGAGCGGCACTGTTTCTCAGTGTTTAGCGGTTTTCTGATTATTTCAGTAATTTTTAGGTAATAAAAATGCCTGAGCCTTCCAAATCTGCGCCTGCACCTAAGAAGGGGTCTAAGAAAGCCATCACTAAGGCACAGAAAAAAGATGGCAAGAAGCGCAAACGCAGCCGCAAGGAGAGCTACTCCATCTACGTGTACAAGGTGCTGAAGCAGGTCCACCCCGACACGGGCATctcgtccaaggccatgggcatcATGAACTCGTTCGTCAACGACATCTTCGAGCGCATCGCCGGCGAGGCATCCCGCTTGGCGCATTACAACAAGCGCTCGACCATCACGTCGCGGGAGATCCAGACGGCCGTGCGCCTGCTGCTGCCCGGGGAGCTGGCCAAGCACGCCGTGTCCGAGGGCACCAAGGCCGTCACCAAGTACACCAGCTCCAAGTAAACCTCAGCAACCTTCGTGACAATGCCAGACACTCAAAGGCTCTTTTCAGAGCCACCTCCTTTCTCGAAGAAGAGCTATAATTGCTGtgattggggaggggggcggagggAAGGGTTAGAAATCCTATTCTTTCAGTTGTATGTGTTTCAGGTTACCTTTTCAGAACCAGTACTGCCCTGCAATGCATGTTTGGGAATGTCTCGTTCAGCAGGGGAGTAGTTCAGTGCTTGGGGCGGGTAGCATGTCCTCATGTCATGCCTAACcctgctgctctgggggagatggggagctcTTGGGAGGGGTAGGTCTCACCCAGAACACGAAATCAAATGTAGATTTGCCTCTGCATTGGTAAAAACCTAAGTCGAAACCCTAGTATGCTTCTTGGGGCTCCTAATGTGTATCACAAGCTAAAGCTGCATACAAGAAATCTGGTTTCACGCGCCACTTAACCGTTAGGAGCTGGTCATCAGAATGTGGCGGGAGTGATGCTTAACGGTGGCCAAAGGGTTTGAATTTCCCTCGCATTCCCATCTGGCGCCACCTTGTGGCTAAACAGAAGAACCTCAGATGTAGAGGCCGATTGAGCTTTTTGGTTGAATTTAGGACTCAGGAAAAGTGAGGAATGTTGAGTGGGAAATTGGTCAGTAGGCACAACTGGATGCGGGCCATGGAGGACGGAGGTTAACacaggaagaggaggcagcagtTAAGGAAAAAGGAGAGCATTTCCAGTCCGTTAGACATCTAGGTAGGATTGTCTCTGGAAAACCCAAAcctgaaagaaaaatggaaaccatGTATTCTAAGATCACGGATTGACGTCAGTCTCCTTATGAGAAGCACTTTCTCAGCAAACGCAGGGTTGTGAAAGAGGCCTTTGTCCTAAAAATCGACCAAGTTTGCCTTCTGTGTTAAAGCTGTCTTTTCCAACAAGAAATTATGATCGCAAGCTGTAGTTTAAGGATCGCTGTCTGAGAATTTCTCCCCCTGAAAGGATGAGAATTGAAGAGTGATGTTATTTCTTAACCTTTATCACAGAGATATAGTTAACAGAATCTACTCCCAACCAGAACAGAATCTCCACAAAGGTAGAAGAAAGAATACGATTTACTCGGCAGTAAATTGTACATCCGAATGAGATGCACTGCAGGCAATCAGTTCAAGAGGTTGTAATGATAGAAACAACCACACCATCTGTGTAGCTAAGCGGATATAACTCAATTACATATACATTCTCAGGATGATGAGTTACGCATTTCTCATATCTTATGGTTGCAGGTTATGCGTTTGGCTGCGATCCATGTGGTTGGTAGTTCGaagccagcagctccacaggagagaaagattgggctttctactccagtaagcagttagtctcagaaacccacagtggatggctctgagtcagcaatgacttgatagcagtgagcttggcttgttTTTTGGTTATGGTTGGAGAAAGACTTGTAGTCTGGAGCTGCCAACTGTATTTTCACTCATCTCCTCATTGGAAACTGGGAGATCAGCGTAATATCTTGTTTCCATTACAAACAAAACTGGCAACAACAGAAtacataaaaatgaaagaaatgaggaAAGCACTATGGAGCACTGTTTTCCTCTGACAAACGAGAATGTGGATCAAAATtaacaaaaaccaacaaacatAAATAGCTCTCATGTCCTTCAAGGGATATTCCTGAGCTCTGAATTATTCCAGGTTCTGAAAAACTTAGTTTCCATGCCATTAAAACGCTCTCTTGTGGTGGAGAGTATTTTCTTCCAATTTTTCCTCATGATTTTGCTGGCTTTCTTTATTTTGGTACTTTCTTATTTTCTATCTCTCCTTTCAAGTAAGAAAATGAGAGGATTTGATCTCCTGAGACTGCACCCTTAactggatgtgttagtctgggtggactagagaaacaaatccagggagactcatctgtgtaagagagagttttgtatcacagaagaattgtatattaagaaaacacctcaGCCTAGTTCACATCCAGTTCAAAAGTCAGATATCAATCCATATGGCCAatcccagtctataaattcctctttggactcatgaaacacataaaatgacaccgagtacaggaagatcacaggccagtgggtggaaagtcttctggatccagtggcagtggaaacatctcagcactggtgtgggtctccacgtagctcctccagctctagggctctggctgccatcaagcatggctccatgtggtttgtcaacaggaatgtctcccagggaaacaAGCAGAGCATCTGTGTGTATCTGTTAAGCAAATGTCTATTTTCTCGGTgcttctaaatgaggtcatcaagctgcaacctgattgatagactagcCTATGGTTTAAAGCAGAGGCAACCAATATGCATCCtgttgaggctaagtgaggcagcccacattgaattgaccagaacctgaccaataagatttttgagcctgtgaactggtgcatattgctgctgactcatGGATGGTCTGTCCTGATTTCACTTTGCTTAGGGATGTGGCCTTCATAAGGTTCCAAATGCAATGATTCTTCACAACAAAGATAGGGTTGTCTCCTCAGAGCgtagggttgatgtaagtgggcagtatagaaattcgATACCCCAAATTGGGCacctaaaggcatgaagtggctggcttacaaactttcacaggtgggggaatatattcataggattaaagtgtaggtattgcttaactgcaattgttaggcatagactATTGTTGTGtttatcacttacagaatatgtttaaatgagggtggcacattttttaattgcatgcattttagttttatcctgttaggtacagatatgattttgttattgtttgtttgaaaattatatatggctaacgAGTTATATCAAAGTGTCAaactgacaaggggtggtctgtcgtagttacataatctggtgtcaactgatGAAGGGGTATAGTCTAgtgtgtcaatcaggttgtagcttgatgacctcatttagaggcgccAAGGAAATAAATGATAGCTCAGAAGATACACACAGACGCTCTGCTtgtttccctgggagacattcctgttgacaaaccacatggagccatgatTGATGGCactcagagccctagagctggagggccatgtggagacccacagcagtgctgagatgtttccactgccactggatccagacgactttccacccactgacccgtGATCTTCCTATACTCGgtgtcattccatgtgtttcatgagtccaaAGATGAGAATATATTGAGTGGAATTGGGCATATGGACTGAGatcagatttatggatttgatctggactgggctgtgatgttttcttaatatacaataacTCTCTGATACAGAACTCTCTCTTAcccacatgagtctccctggatttgcttctctagtacaCCTGAACTAACACACTGGGGAACCCTGGCGGAGGTATGGTtgtatttgggctgctaactacaaggtcctcAGCCACAAATCACcattcactctgagggagaaaggttagATTTGTTTTGCTCCAGTAATGAGCCATAGTCTTGGacaccaaagggcagttctacattgtccttTAGAATCTtggtgatttggaatcaactcaatataaATGAGTTTGGAGAGTTTTGGGGTTTCCTTAGTTAACAAGTCTAAACTAAACTCCACGACTGAAATCAAAGGCTGTTTTGGCATTCCTACTCATATCTGACTGATCTTTGCAAGTCAATATTAAAACATAACAAACAAAAGAATGCCTAGGATCCTTGCTTAGATCCCGGTTATGTAGGAGGGATGTATGAGAAGTCAGATTGTTTCATGTTTAAAAAGTCAATTGATGCTGGTGAGACTTTAACTCATCTAGCAAGCCTGTCAATTTGAATGAAATACTGGAATGTGTTCCCCAATAGACACGTTTTCTCTAGAGCTACAGTTTCAGGATGTTGAGAGACAGTTCACATTGGATTGTACAaggacacacacatgctcacacggaCACTCCCACTCACAGTATATTAGAAATGCTTCCATCATTTAGGGGAGAGTCAGTAAGATCAGCTGCCCTGTGAGAAGCAGTCCACCAAAGCCGGCAGATTGATCCTGCGCATGGGCTGTGCAGGGGAGATGTGTAAACATTCAACCTTCTGTTCCTTAATGTGAGACCCCTCTGTCTCCCACCAGGGACAGGCATAGATGGAGGGGAGGTTGACCAGGTGCCATATGGTGCCTGAGCAAGAAAAATCACTGTGTACCCAGAGCAAGGGGGAAGAAAGAGTCTGGTAAGGAAGTGGTAAAAAGAAAGCGACCAAATACCCAGCCTCCTTGTCAGACAATGCTCTGAGCACAATGTCTTTACTTAGCTAGACCATTCCTCCAACACAGGGTTAtaaaacgagagagagagagagagagagagagagagagagagagagagagagagagagagagagatctgtagAATGCATGCCCAGTTCTGTTGGTCATAGAAATTTTATTTACTGCCATATCCTATAAAAACCTCcgctcctccaccccccaccccccaaaccaataaaaaacccaaactcactgctgtcgagtcaattccagctcattggagttctggtagtgtagtgattaggcactcggctgctaacataaaggtcagcagtttgaaaccaccagtcactctttgggagaaagacgaggctttctcttcctgtaaagaattacagtctcagaaacccccagggacagtgtcctaaagggtcgctagGAGATCCACTAAACAGCCTCTAAAGAAGAGAAGAGGTGAATCTAGATATGGGACATGCCCTTGGAAGACACATTTGGGTGTGTGGCAACAGGAAGAGACATGGGAGAAGTTTGATTTGGAGGGAGGGTGACAGAATATGGATAAGAAAGAAAATCTCCAAATAGAGGTGGCTGATAGGTGACTCAGAGGCTTTTTATAATTTGAAGGAAAAGTGCTGACAGGAAATAAGGGAAGTTCTAGCCCATGCTTCCTGGCAGGTAAAAGGGTTCTCAATTCGGTCCTCAGCATCTCTCATAAACATTTGATGTGTTTTCCCCATCTTTCATTCTCATGAAATGAAATTTATAACTTTTTTGTAACTTTCTGGGAAAATAATTGCTGcttattactttttttaaaaaaaaagtagcaaCCACTATACATAATATATgtataagtaaataaaaatcaaTTGACATTCCATAACCGAGAACATTTGTTTGCACCCATTGGTCTTTGCTTATTGCTCCCTGTTGTCCTTTGTATTCCAGGCAGCCTAATTTCTCTGTGCCGTTCAGATTCTTGATAtctttattttctataaaatACCCTGGATTTTCAGTTGTTCCTAAAGCAGAGTACAAGTGGTGCAAATTGGTAAGTGTGCAGTTTACAAAGCAAAGGGTGGTGGTACCTAGGAAgcaaggcctgatgatctacttctaaaaccctatggagtacaGCTGCGACATGAAACACACATGGTTGCCCCGAATCCAACCTACTCCATTGCCCCTGGAAAGGCTAAGACAATAGGGGCAAATGAGCATATTCTATCTTGTTCCACAATTCAAAGTCAAGCCATTGGTTCTTATGCTTTTGAAACAGTTCTTATTAATAGCTTCTAATATACAACAATAGAAATATCCCATCCATTGCCATACCATTGCCTCCCAGGGATTCCACAGCTGTaacttttatggaagcagatgttgCCGCATCTACagtgtagcagctggtgggtttgaaggcctgcctaccttgcagttagcagcacaacacttaACTACTGCGCCACCAAGCCTCTTTCTAATGACAACCAAACTAAGCCCActcccatcaagtccattctgactcttagtgatcctgtatagggtttctgacgCTGTAGTCAAAATCTTCACTGGAACAGAAACttcttccttctcccacagaatgagctggtgggtttgaaccaatgcccTTGAGGTTTTCAGCCCTAGCACCATTTGCCATGTTAATGATACAAGATGATATAAAAGAGAACGTTTTAGGTAACTTCTAAAATGTAGTTCACAAAGAACACCTGTGTAGGAAAAACCTTGTGTACTCAgtctaaaacccaaaccaaacccattgtcatgcaGTCAGTTCCGACTCTAGACAGGATTTCGGAGACTAAAAAGAGTTCCAGAAATAGaggtcttcatttttcttcagcacagtggctggtgggtttgaaccactgaccttgtggttagcagtgcaatgctttttggacagcatcaccagggcactTCTTGTACTCAATATATAAACAAAACGGAATATTGCTATGAGTGTTGCTAACGGAAAGCTCGGCAGTTAGAATCTACCAGCAGATCCCTGGGGAAAAAATGTGTCTGTCCGCTACTGTTACGATGTAAGCCTGGAAaatcttatggggcagttctgctgtgtcctattGTGTTGCCGTGGCTGAGTGAGGTGAGGTAGTAGTACTTCTGGTCGTGTGTTGGTTACTCAGTGGGCTGCGCACTTTGAGGCGAACTATTTGAAACGGCCATCCATGTCACCCCTGCAAGCTAAGGGAAGCTTTCTTTTTTGAGTAAAAATTTgcagtctcaggagcccacaggagcagttgtaccctgccctttagggtctccctgggtcagaattgatttgatggcagtgagtttgattattTTGGTTTTGAGCGGTGTAATGGGTTGTGATTCATATTGTCAGTAGATtgtaaccaccagtcactctgcaggacaatgctcgggctttctacttctgagaAGAGTGAGGATCTTGGCAACCTACCGTGCCGTGTCGCCCTACTCTATCCCATGCGGTTACTATGAGTCTTCATAGATTCCATGCCAGTGCATTTGTCTATCTTTCTCTCATTGTCATGTATGCAATTATCGATAcattatttatttttcagggttAGATTGACCACATCCCTAGACCTCAGTAACCACATGTGacttaacctaagggctaggcTGCCTTTATCTTTGCTGGCCAGGGAAATGGTACTAATCCACTTTCAAATGCAATCTTCCAGCCAGGCAAAGCTGTTCACATTAGCTGTCAATGGTCAGAAAAAAACTAAGGACAGAACGTAGAAACTTAACATTAATTTAAGGTGCCCTCTGCAAGCTATAGCCTTCTGTAACTGTAGTGCTCAGATTTTAAGCTCAAATTCATCTTAGTCTTCATTTTGTTGTTGATAGTTTGAGATAGTAAAATAGCATGTAGCTGTTCTCTCTCTTGTTCTCACTCCACCCCTGCCCCATGGTTGTGAGGTCTAACAGTTTGAACACGGCTGGAACAGAAGTATATTTCAGTATacatatacagacacacacacatgattgCTTTGAATCTATTATTTTCTCAACGAGATAGTCACAATACTAAAACAAAGACCAGCAGCTAACTGGTCAGAAAAATGTAGCAATCTCTCCCAACACTTCTCTTTAATATTCAaggacagttttgtttttttattgttaaatAGCTGTTTTCCTGGTGTGTGGGGGTTTTCcgggaaaaccagaaaacctgctagacaaattctaaaagagctgtaacacttcAAGGACAGTTTTATCCACTCGGATTACTAATTCTAACATAAACCTCACGCCAGAATGAAGGGCTGTATGCAAATGAGGGATTAAAAATCTGGATTTCTATTGGGTGGATGATCGTAGCCAATGGGAGAGGTGCACACACCATACTTCCAGTCAGTATAAATACTCCTCTTGTCTTAAGCAGTACCATACTCTAGAGGCCTTTGGTTGTGGTTTCTTTTATTTAACCCAAAGCTGTCATGTCTGGACGCGGAAAGCAGGGCGGCAAGGCTCGCGCCAAGGCCAAGACCCGGTCCTCCCGCGCCGGCCTCCAGTTCCCGGTGGGCCGCGTGCACCGCCTGCTCCGCAAGGGCAATTACTCGGAGCGGGTCGGGGCCGGCGCGCCCGTGTACCTGGCGGCCGTGCTGGAGTACCTGACGGCCGAGATTCTGGAGCTGGCGGGCAACGCGGCGCGCGACAACAAGAAGACGCGCATCATCCCGCGCCACCTGCAGCTGGCCATCCGCAACGACGAGGAACTCAACAAGCTGCTGGGCAAAGTCACCATCGCGCAGGGCGGCGTCCTGCCCAACATCCAGGCCGTGCTGTTGCCCAAGAAGACCGAGAGCCACCATAAGGCTAAGGGCAAGTAAGCAGTTGTATACCAGTGTCTCCAAAGCtttttggaaagaaaacaaacgGCTCTTTTAAGAGCCACCCACAGTTTCAGATAAAGAGCAGCCACACTGGAGTGTACCACACAAAGCGGTTTTGCTAAACATGGTTTAATTTGCAAGAGTACATCTGCCCCAGGCTCTCAGTTCCCTCTCTTTGGTAAACATGTTATGAGTTCATAAATACTGTAGTCCTCCAAATAGATGAAATAGCCAAGTAAAAATGGAGGGCACAAACAGCCATTCCAATACACGGACTCATGAATAATTTGCCCATTTTGAAAATGCTAAATCAATGGAAAGTTTTAGGTGTTGGTCGTTTTCAATTGATGCCACCATCTCCATTTTACCCCCGAAATTAACCAGCGTTTATCTGCAAAAGCTACGGAAAATACATACTGACAAATAACTGTCCAAGAACTCTCCCCCTAACTGCCCATAGTATACTGTTTGCAGGAAAGTGGTAATTAAACATAACCCGCATGCAAATTTCCCTAGTTGCCTACAAGTGATCGCCAGTCTAAGAACTATTACCCACAACAGGTTTTTATATTTGATCACTTATTTCAAGGCTTTAGAAGCTCGCAGTGCGAAAATTTTGTACAGTCAAGATGGAAATGAGTGGGTAATTAAAATACATACACGCAGTGAAGGGCGGGCGTAGCGTTCATTCACCAACCCGAAAGCAGTTTGTATCCCGGGCAATTATGGCCTCAACCAATCAGGGGCAGACGCGGGAAATTTTGAATGTTTTTCTTTggaaccgccccccaccccaccctaggtGGGGGTTTGGTTCTATAAAAGCCGGTAGCTCTTCCAAGCTCTCAGTTGTTTCTTTTAACACTTGGGTTTCTGCTCCTTCCTCATGGCTCGTACCAAGCAGACGGCCCGCAAGTCGACCGGCGGCAAGGCGCCGCGCAAGCAGCTGGCCACCAAGGCGGCCCGCAAGAGCGCGCCGGCCACGGGCGGCGTGAAGAAGCCCCACCGCTACCGGCCCGGCACCGTGGCGCTGCGCGAGATCCGGCGCTACCAGAAGTCCACGGAGCTGCTGATCCGCAAGCTGCCCTTCCAGCGGCTGGTGCGCGAGATCGCGCAGGACTTCAAGACGGACCTGCGCTTCCAGAGCTCGGCCGTCATGGCGCTGCAGGAGGCGTGCGAGGCCTACCTGGTGGGGCTCTTCGAGGACACCAACCTGTGCGCCATCCACGCCAAGCGCGTCACCATCATGCCCAAGGACATCCAGCTGGCCCGCCGCATCCGCGGAGAGCGGGCATAAATTCCCTCCTGTGAGCGCTCACCTTGAACCCAAAGGCTCTTTTCAGAGCCACCCAACCTTTCAGTCAAAGGAAGCTGTAAATTCATCCCTCCAAGATTGGGTTTCTACGTTGTGATTAAAGTGGAGGacccattttaaaaatttaggaaGCGGTCGGTATTTTAATTCGAATAGAATGCAAAACAGTATGAAAACTATCTTAAAACAACTAGAATCATACCGTAATACTAAGCAGGTGATTATAGTATGTCCTCTAACATTCAATTTCTTAGCGAGCATTCCTGTTACTTTGATCCTATAGAGAGGCCAACTGCTCACACATCTTGCATTTTCCCCTCTATTTTGCATGCATCAGGGACAGAAAAGTTTAAAGCCAGAAACAAGACAGCATTATCTGGGCAAGGGTCAGTGGCTTAAGTTCCCATAGCCCTCTTGAAGTGGCAGACACAGGGGCTCAAGGACACTTTAGAGAATGCATGGGAACCTTGGTGATGCATTGGTTAAGTAttcaactgctaacccaaagccaaTGGAACCCAATAGCTGTTTCCAAGAGGAAAGATGGCACTTCGCCCCCTTAAATATCCCGGCCTCGGGAACTGGAGCGATTCTACACTGTGGCTCTATGAGCTGCAAAAAGCTCAACATTTATATTTGGAAAGGACTCGAGCTAGcaaaaagagcagcatttacctGCTAGGTCCTCAGATTTactacactgagctgctaacaaaggtcagtggttcaaatccaccaggtgctccacggaAAACAGATTTAAGCTGTCTTCTGGAAAGAtttgagtctcagaaaccgaaaGCGGCAGTTGTTTTCTTATAGGGtaagtgatgagtcagaattgacttggcctTAGGTGTGTTTTTACACAAATCATTCAGAACATATAAAAAAACTTTATAGAGTTGTTAGCATGCATTTAATGTTatatatggatggatggtgatgagttgtaagagtgcccaataaaatgattaaaaataaatttaaaagaaaagaaaatgtcccCAATTACTATCGCTTTAACGTTATGCATTTTCAAATTATTAACGGCTAAACTTAAGTTAAAATTCTATGAGCACTAATATCTATTTAAACACTTTACTTTCATTAATTACTGAAGTCCAATCTTACCCCAGGCCTCTAGATGAAGCAAAAGAAGGCAGC
Proteins encoded in this window:
- the LOC142437627 gene encoding histone H3.1, with protein sequence MARTKQTARKSTGGKAPRKQLATKAARKSAPATGGVKKPHRYRPGTVALREIRRYQKSTELLIRKLPFQRLVREIAQDFKTDLRFQSSAVMALQEACEAYLVGLFEDTNLCAIHAKRVTIMPKDIQLARRIRGERA
- the LOC142437625 gene encoding histone H2B type 1-B, with protein sequence MPEPSKSAPAPKKGSKKAITKAQKKDGKKRKRSRKESYSIYVYKVLKQVHPDTGISSKAMGIMNSFVNDIFERIAGEASRLAHYNKRSTITSREIQTAVRLLLPGELAKHAVSEGTKAVTKYTSSK
- the LOC142437624 gene encoding histone H2A type 1; the encoded protein is MSGRGKQGGKARAKAKTRSSRAGLQFPVGRVHRLLRKGNYAERVGAGAPVYLAAVLEYLTAEILELAGNAARDNKKTRIIPRHLQLAIRNDEELNKLLGKVTIAQGGVLPNIQAVLLPKKTESHHKAKGK
- the LOC142437626 gene encoding histone H2A type 1-D; translation: MSGRGKQGGKARAKAKTRSSRAGLQFPVGRVHRLLRKGNYSERVGAGAPVYLAAVLEYLTAEILELAGNAARDNKKTRIIPRHLQLAIRNDEELNKLLGKVTIAQGGVLPNIQAVLLPKKTESHHKAKGK